Proteins encoded together in one Hevea brasiliensis isolate MT/VB/25A 57/8 chromosome 16, ASM3005281v1, whole genome shotgun sequence window:
- the LOC110671160 gene encoding uncharacterized protein LOC110671160: MEEDKNVTAMSEEKHPSQGASYTYWVREAMADAAPLPLPKKLSQNDIISSQSQPPTLGSLWNRAGTWEEKSLNKWATDRIKELLMSVGSLEFSSGKAEIAEVSKCFGDAFLVTVRNKKRVGYTYELTLKIKGEWIVKEEKKMVKAHIDVPEFSFGELEDLQVCFLFPFECLEVQK, from the exons ATGGAGGAGGACAAGAATGTAACAGCAATGTCGGAGGAGAAACACCCCTCTCAGGGTGCATCTTATACCTATTGGGTGAGGGAAGCCATGGCGGATGCAGCCCCTCTTCCTCTTCCTAAGAAACTTTCCCAAAATGATATAATTTCCTCCCAATCTCAGCCCCCCACACTGGGTTCCCTTTGGAACCGG GCTGGAACTTGGGAAGAGAAAAGCCTTAATAAATGGGCAACCGATAGGATAAAG GAGCTGCTTATGTCAGTTGGCTCCTTGGAGTTCTCCAGTGGCAAAGCAGAAATAGCAGAAGTGTCCAAATGTTTTGGTGAT GCATTTTTGGTGACTGTCAGAAACAAGAAACGAGTTGGTTATACTTACGAGTTGACATTGAAAATCAAAG GTGAGTGGATTGTCAAAGAGGAGAAAAAGATGGTCAAGGCTCATATTGATGTCCCAGAGTTTTCTTTTGGAGAGCTAGAAGACTTGCAGGTGTGTTTTCTATTTCCATTTGAATGCTTAGAGGTACAAAAATGA